Proteins encoded within one genomic window of Bombina bombina isolate aBomBom1 chromosome 1, aBomBom1.pri, whole genome shotgun sequence:
- the LOC128666191 gene encoding olfactory receptor 12D1-like produces the protein MEPQNQTSVALFVLLGLTDQLNLQIIFFGMFLLFYMTNLIGNSSVMVISILDPSLHTPMYFFLCNLSFLDIFYSSVTVPKMLADFFSAKKTISFGSCISQIHFFHFLGSTEVLLLTAMAYDRYVAIGHPLRYTIIMNSKACLNLALSSWMTGFFHSLLHTVMTVKLPFCGPNKVNHFFCDIKPVLKLACSDTSLNVKLLKRVTGTLATTSLLLTLLSYLFISKFILNIRTVEGRKRAFSTCTAHLTVVFLLYGTAIFTYVRPSSEDSLDQDRAAAVLFTVVTPALNPIIYTLRNKDMKRSLRQLIKRWSL, from the coding sequence ATGGagccacaaaaccaaacatcagTAGCTTTATTTGTTTTACTTGGTTTGACTGATCAATTGAACCTTCAAATAATTTTCTTTGGAATGTTTTTACTTTTCTACATGACAAACCTAATAGGAAATAGTTCTGTCATGGTGATAAGTATTCTTGATCCCAGCCTCCACACAccaatgtatttctttttgtgTAACCTGTCTTTTCTTGACATTTTCTATTCATCTGTAACTGTACCCAAAATGTTAGCTGATTTTTTCTCAGCAAAGAAAACAATCTCTTTTGGTAGCTGCATCTCACAGATCCATTTTTTTCATTTCCTTGGAAGCACAGAAGTTCTGCTGCTTACAGCAATGGCGTATGACCGATATGTCGCAATTGGTCACCCACTGAGATACACAATCATAATGAACTCTAAGGCCTGCCTTAATTTGGCACTGAGTTCCTGGATGACTGGATTTTTCCATTCTTTGCTACATACTGTAATGACTGTAAAACTTCCATTCTGTGGACCAAACAAGGTAAACCACTTCTTCTGTGACATTAAACCAGTACTGAAGCTGGCTTGCTCAGACACTTCACTCAATGTAAAGCTTCTCAAAAGGGTCACTGGAACACTGGCAACAACATCTTTACTTTTAACTCTCCTATCTTACCTCTTTATAAGCAAATTCATTTTAAACATACGCACTGTAGAAGGTAGAAAACGAGCCTtctccacctgcactgctcatcTGACTGTTGTTTTTCTTCTATATGGAACAGCTATTTTTACCTATGTGAGACCTTCAAGTGAGGATTCATTAGATCAAGACAGAGCTGCTGCAGTTCTGTTCACTGTAGTAACTCCTGCCTTAAACCCGATTATTTATACTTTACGTAATAAGGACATGAAAAGATCTTTGAGACAATTAATAAAGAGATGGTCACTCtga